Proteins from one Belonocnema kinseyi isolate 2016_QV_RU_SX_M_011 chromosome 8, B_treatae_v1, whole genome shotgun sequence genomic window:
- the LOC117178093 gene encoding uncharacterized protein LOC117178093, producing MSFLSDKQKCSVLSCPSTRREKYHQYPKCERIGCKWVRATANPELQKLTYKEVLEKRFVICFHYFWTEDYRFSTKVKKLKEGAVPSLLLPETPQNKPANEKIDVEEENLSPHASLNRSPFKEKFSPITFRHWISKSPGSVSLRESSLVRCAEYSDSSVPSTSKLLSSCVHSENAAVDVSLDIPEIGESSKEGENLQESTGPLTDEAINANVPTESVEIPRLKSRACKRLVWKKRDLDENTREMYEHVLEARRERDSYRKRSLRIKERRFASWDHIVTAYEIDVYSDFLERNVPDLTEQHVYIDKIKKIRVKLMMQVFSRKLFRFVDLLAKAGTINTKIGPLTVPPSGSNTAFVLQLMNALGDGMNGVSSGDNHPKRIPWPKGSYHSEFFKNARRQLKSMRFVHRETRKPIRTDIPCLQNLIDTLQGFQLLWKKLQSLGFKSFYTRNINQDPLENFFGQIKAHDFRSKKPTCYQFEDIFKSLLITSLTSKHSPGFNCEEDSGEFILSDCKSLLSGTQYLPNEMDDEEFVLEDESNDLDEGDEQRGIPKNINVHSHSGDLIKALQSRLPSVKSCPECVSAFQKESSLRNKGTAFRDMHLQAKRILSRIFTSNISQIKLGRTSESILQRRMNFNFFTCNNHKKEIFSMFKLICVRMSAQAILTHINRVLKGRILPKNPKRLCLPVKLAYNCFLKTIRKDKRPSNTIDLEKVGTKQTLQTKKVQCVAKKCKRNVTEVPNQSQTEKLGREVAIHIPEVESGVAEGEIDFSNVEFIFLEDE from the exons atgagctttttaagtGATAAACAGAAGTGTTCAGTTTTAAGCTGTCCATCAACTCGACGGGAAAAGTATCATCAGTATCCGAAATGTGAAAGAATCGGTTGTAAGTGGGTCAGAGCTACCGCTAATCCAGAGTTACAGAAACTAACCTATAAAGAAGTTTTAGAGAAGCGGTTTGTAATTTGTTTCCACTATTTTTGGACTGAGGACTATCGCTTTAGCACGAAGGTAAAAAAACTGAAGGAGGGGGCAGTACCTTCATTGTTATTACCAGAAACCCCACAAAATAAACctgctaatgaaaaaattgatgtcGAAGAAGAAAATCTTTCACCTCATGCATCACTGAACAGGAGTCCGTTTAAAGAAAAGTTCTCTCCTATCACTTTTCGTCATTGGATTTCCAAGTCACCAGGAAGTGTTAGTTTAAGGGAAAGTTCTCTTGTTCGATGTGCTGAGTATAGTGATTCTAGTGTTCCGTCAACGTCAAAGTTACTCAGTTCTTGTGTACATTCTGAGAATGCAGCTGTAGATGTGAGTTTAGATATTCCAGAAATCGGTGAAAGCAGCAAGGAAGGCGAAAATCTACAAGAATCTACAGGACCATTGACTGATGAGGCTATAAATGCCAATGTGCCTACTGAATCAGTAGAAATTCCAAGGCTAAAATCGAGGGCTTGTAAACGTCTAGTGTGGAAGAAACGTGATTTAGATGAAAATACGCGAGAAATGTACGAGCATGTTTTAGAAGCTAGAAGAGAGCGCGACAGTTACAGAAAAAGAAGTCTACG CATAAAGGAGAGAAGGTTTGCCTCGTGGGATCACATTGTCACTGCCTATGAAATCGACGTCTACTCAGACTTTCTGGAGAGAAATGTCCCAGATTTGACAGAACAGCACGTCTAcatagacaaaattaaaaaaataagggtAAAACTGATGATGCAAGTCTTCAGCCGTAAACTGTTTCGTTTTGTCGATCTCCTAGCGAAAGCAg gaACAATTAACACCAAAATTGGACCTCTGACGGTGCCACCTTCGGGGAGCAACACAGCCTTCGTCCTTCAGTTGATGAACGCACTCGGAGACGGGATGAACGGTGTTAGTTCCGGAGACAATCACCCAAAGCGAATTCCGTGGCCTAAAGGATCCTACCACAGTGAATTCTTCAAGAACGCAAGGCGACAATTGAAGAGCATGCGGTTTGTTCATCGTGAAACTCGAAAGCCAATTAGAACGGATATTCCTTGTTTGCAAAATCTAATAGATACTTTGCAAGGGTTCCAGTTACTCTGGAAAAAATTACAATCTCTGggcttcaaaagtttttatacaaGGAATATCAATCAGGATCCCCTGGAGAATTTTTTTGGTCAGATCAAGGCACACGATTTCAGGTCGAAGAAACCGACATGCTATCAATTCGAGGATATTTTCAAATCTCTCTTAATAACTAGTCTAACATCCAAGCACTCGCCAGGTTTTAATTGCGAAGAAGACAGCGGGGAGTTTATCCTCTCTGATTGTAAAAGTTTGCTTTCAGGAACGCAATATTTACCGAATGAGATGGATGACGAGGAATTCGTTTTGGAGGATGAGAGCAATGATTTAGATGAAGGTGACGAGCAGCGTggcattccaaaaaatattaatgtgcaCAGTCACTCTGGTGACTTAATTAAAGCGTTGCAAAGCCGTTTGCCTTCAGTTAAATCATGCCCTGAGTGTGTAAGTGCATTTCAAAAAGAGTCCTCCTTGAGAAATAAAGGAACTGCTTTTCGGGACATGCACTTACAGGCCAAACGTATTCTGAGTCGAATTTTCACCAGTAACATCTCACAAATTAAGTTGGGACGTACATCTGAAAGCATACTTCAGAGGAGGATGAACTTCAATTTCTTCACATGCAATAaccacaaaaaagaaattttttcaatgtttaaacttATTTGCGTTCGAATGTCAGCCCAAGCAATTCTAACCCATATTAACAGGGTTTTGAAAGGGCGTATTCTGCCCAAAAATCCTAAGAGATTGTGTTTGCCGGTCAAACTTGCCTataattgtttcttaaaaacaattcGGAAGGATAAGAGACCTTCGAA